The following DNA comes from Anaerostipes rhamnosivorans.
ACTATGGCTTGAAATTTCACCCTGCCTTTCCATGTTCTTTTATCAAGGATTACTGGAAAACGGAAATACTATGTAATGGATAAGGAGGCACGAATGAAAAATAGATTAAACAAAGGACAAGTCGCGGTGCTGATATTGATGCTCTCCGTTATAGCTGTACAAGGTGTATATCTGGTAAGAACCAGCCGGGAGATGAAAAATCTAAAGAAATCCTCGGCTACCAGCGCAGAGATTCAAAAAAACCGTAAAATCCTCAAGGAGATAACAACGCATGATCTGGGAGATTTCCCTTTCCTTCCGAAAAGAGTCGATCCCCAAAAAAAGCTGATCGCATTTTCGTTTGACGACGGCCCTTCCAGAAAAAATACAGAGAAGATTTTAAAGGCTCTCGACAAGAACAACGCACGGGCCACTTTTTTTATGCTAGGCCAAAATGCAAAATATTATCCGGATCTGGTTAAGAAAGTTTCAGAATCCGGAAACGAGGTGGCGGGACATTCATGGAATCATCCTCTGCTCACCAAGCTCGGCAAAAGCGGTGTTAAAAATCAGATGAACCAGATGAACAGAGCAATCTCATCTGTCACTGGATCAAATGTCGGTCTTTTAAGGCCGCCATACGGTTCCATAAACAGTACGGTTAAGAAAACGGTCAAGGACCCCTTGAT
Coding sequences within:
- a CDS encoding polysaccharide deacetylase family protein, giving the protein MKNRLNKGQVAVLILMLSVIAVQGVYLVRTSREMKNLKKSSATSAEIQKNRKILKEITTHDLGDFPFLPKRVDPQKKLIAFSFDDGPSRKNTEKILKALDKNNARATFFMLGQNAKYYPDLVKKVSESGNEVAGHSWNHPLLTKLGKSGVKNQMNQMNRAISSVTGSNVGLLRPPYGSINSTVKKTVKDPLILWSIDTLDWKTLNADKTADAILKQAKDGDIILMHDIHAPTVEAVKKVLPKLEKNGFQVCTVSELLEARNIELHPGDVVVSANDVYRYKK